A single Acidaminococcus sp. DNA region contains:
- the arsB gene encoding ACR3 family arsenite efflux transporter, whose product MSNQSKGINTFQRYLSVWVLLCMAIGVLIGHFIPAIPDTLGRFQISGISIPIAVLIWVMIYPMMMKVDFQSVKQIGKNPKGLLVTWVTNWLIKPFTMYGIAYLFLCVVFKTFISPGLATEYLAGAVLLGAAPCTAMVFVWSTLTNGNPAYTVVQVATNDLIILVAFVPIVKFLLGVSDVVVPYSTLFVSIFLFVVIPLVGGILTRITVTKQRGADYFESTFVHKFDNATTIGLLLTLVIIFSSQAEVILSNPLHIVLIAVPLTIQTFLIFFIAYGASKLLKLPYDIAAPAGMIGASNFFELAVAVAIALFGTTSPAALATTVGVLTEVPVMLLLVRIANKTKGSFA is encoded by the coding sequence ATGAGCAATCAAAGCAAAGGCATAAATACATTTCAGCGTTATCTTTCTGTGTGGGTACTGCTCTGCATGGCCATTGGAGTACTGATTGGGCATTTTATCCCGGCTATTCCTGATACGCTCGGTCGATTTCAGATTTCCGGAATTTCGATTCCTATCGCTGTTCTCATCTGGGTCATGATCTACCCTATGATGATGAAAGTAGATTTTCAGAGCGTCAAACAGATTGGAAAGAATCCAAAGGGACTTCTGGTCACATGGGTGACGAACTGGTTGATCAAGCCGTTCACCATGTACGGTATTGCGTACCTGTTTTTGTGTGTCGTATTCAAGACCTTCATATCTCCGGGATTGGCAACGGAGTACCTTGCCGGAGCTGTGCTTTTAGGAGCTGCTCCGTGTACAGCGATGGTGTTTGTATGGAGTACGCTTACAAATGGAAACCCTGCTTATACGGTTGTTCAGGTGGCCACCAATGACCTTATTATTCTGGTGGCATTTGTTCCGATTGTAAAATTCCTTTTAGGTGTTTCCGATGTGGTTGTTCCCTACAGCACTCTGTTCGTCAGCATTTTTCTGTTCGTTGTGATTCCGCTTGTGGGCGGCATCCTCACGAGGATAACAGTCACGAAGCAAAGAGGTGCGGATTACTTTGAGAGCACGTTTGTCCATAAGTTCGACAATGCCACAACAATAGGTCTGTTGCTGACGCTGGTTATTATTTTCAGTTCACAGGCAGAGGTGATTCTGTCTAATCCGCTTCATATTGTGCTGATTGCGGTGCCGCTGACCATTCAGACATTTTTGATCTTCTTTATCGCTTACGGAGCAAGCAAGCTGCTGAAATTACCGTATGATATTGCGGCTCCTGCCGGGATGATCGGTGCATCAAATTTCTTTGAACTTGCGGTAGCTGTGGCGATCGCACTATTTGGTACGACGAGCCCTGCAGCTCTCGCCACCACTGTAGGCGTTCTGACGGAGGTACCCGTCATGCTCCTGCTAGTGCGGATAGCAAATAAAACGAAAGGGAGTTTTGCATAA
- a CDS encoding thioredoxin family protein: protein MNIKVLGGGCKSCEALLKSVKEAVANKGIHAEIEYITDMEKIMGYGVMSMPALMIDDKIVSAGKVLKAKDVEKLL from the coding sequence ATGAATATTAAGGTTTTAGGCGGTGGCTGCAAAAGTTGTGAGGCACTTTTGAAGTCAGTAAAAGAGGCGGTAGCAAACAAGGGGATTCATGCTGAAATCGAGTACATCACCGATATGGAAAAAATCATGGGATATGGGGTGATGAGCATGCCCGCTCTTATGATTGATGACAAAATTGTTTCTGCAGGAAAAGTGCTGAAGGCAAAGGATGTAGAGAAACTATTGTAA
- a CDS encoding ABC transporter substrate-binding protein — protein MIKMVKKKWLKAAAILMACGALLMAGCGGGGDKKEASSSGGKKISGNLMVYTSMYPDVINSRVKPTVQKAFPDLKVSWFQGGTEKIKTKIGGEIKADKISDDVLMVADPSYYIYLKEKGLLLNYKSPETKHHIMEVDKDGAWASVRVCNMIIAYNKDKLAKEDVPTSWEDLTNPKYKGRIAMPNPLLSGTAYVAVGALADKFGWEYFDRLKANGIRVEEGNSAIQNKLLTGEYMAAIILEENVLKLQQTKKEPLEVVYPKEGCILISSPIGIFKTTKNPEGAKALEDWWLSQDGQKAVTSGWMYSVRDDVDKPAGSKHTLKELLKTALKVDWEKLTKEEAKIKEEFRTRVLDK, from the coding sequence ATGATCAAGATGGTGAAAAAGAAATGGTTGAAGGCAGCAGCAATCCTGATGGCATGCGGTGCCCTGCTCATGGCAGGCTGCGGCGGAGGCGGCGATAAGAAAGAGGCGTCTTCTTCCGGCGGCAAGAAAATTTCGGGTAACTTGATGGTTTATACTTCCATGTATCCTGATGTCATCAATTCCCGTGTAAAACCGACCGTTCAAAAGGCATTCCCTGATCTTAAGGTGAGCTGGTTCCAGGGCGGCACGGAAAAAATCAAGACCAAGATCGGCGGTGAAATCAAAGCCGATAAAATCAGTGATGATGTGCTGATGGTGGCAGATCCGTCCTACTACATCTATTTGAAAGAAAAAGGACTGCTTCTCAATTACAAGTCTCCGGAAACGAAACATCATATCATGGAAGTGGATAAGGATGGGGCATGGGCTTCTGTCCGCGTCTGCAATATGATTATCGCTTACAACAAAGACAAACTTGCTAAAGAAGATGTTCCGACCAGCTGGGAAGATTTGACGAATCCGAAATATAAAGGCCGTATCGCTATGCCGAACCCTCTGCTTTCCGGTACTGCTTACGTAGCTGTGGGCGCGCTTGCTGATAAATTCGGCTGGGAATATTTTGATCGCCTGAAAGCCAACGGTATCCGCGTGGAAGAAGGCAACAGCGCGATTCAGAACAAGCTGCTGACCGGTGAATACATGGCGGCCATTATTCTGGAAGAAAACGTACTGAAACTGCAGCAGACCAAGAAGGAACCGCTCGAAGTGGTTTATCCGAAGGAAGGCTGCATCCTGATTTCTTCTCCTATCGGTATCTTCAAGACCACGAAGAACCCGGAAGGTGCTAAGGCTCTGGAAGATTGGTGGCTGAGCCAGGATGGTCAGAAAGCCGTAACGTCCGGCTGGATGTACTCCGTACGTGACGACGTCGATAAACCGGCAGGTTCCAAGCATACGCTGAAGGAACTCCTGAAGACGGCTCTCAAGGTCGACTGGGAGAAGCTGACCAAAGAAGAAGCGA
- a CDS encoding arsenate reductase ArsC, producing the protein MNKPKVAFICVHNSCRSQIAEALGKYLASDVFESYSAGTETKPQINQDAVRLMKQIYGIDMEKTQHSKVLSDIPPVDFVITMGCNVKCPFLPCRERFDWGLDDPTGASDEVFIETIRKIHTKIVELKEYIAQ; encoded by the coding sequence ATGAACAAACCGAAAGTAGCATTTATCTGTGTTCATAACTCGTGTCGCAGCCAGATAGCCGAAGCATTAGGAAAATATCTTGCGTCTGATGTATTTGAGAGCTACTCTGCCGGAACAGAAACAAAACCTCAGATCAATCAGGATGCAGTACGCCTGATGAAGCAAATCTATGGCATTGACATGGAAAAAACGCAGCACAGCAAGGTTCTGTCAGATATCCCACCCGTAGATTTTGTTATTACGATGGGATGCAATGTTAAATGCCCATTTCTCCCTTGCAGGGAGAGATTTGATTGGGGCTTGGATGATCCAACGGGAGCAAGTGATGAAGTTTTTATCGAAACGATTCGGAAGATCCATACGAAAATTGTAGAGCTGAAAGAGTATATAGCACAGTGA
- a CDS encoding metalloregulator ArsR/SmtB family transcription factor yields the protein MGFREDVKKIKALTDENRLAIMLALQHGEKCGCDLLEELNITQPTLSHHMKILADSGLVDYYKEGKWMHYSISADGVREFRDMIGSYARCDCETDESVSCGCKKKE from the coding sequence ATGGGATTCAGAGAAGACGTCAAAAAAATAAAGGCACTCACAGATGAGAACCGCCTTGCGATCATGCTTGCTCTCCAGCATGGGGAGAAGTGCGGATGTGATCTGCTGGAGGAACTGAATATCACACAGCCGACTCTTTCGCATCACATGAAGATCCTTGCGGACAGCGGACTTGTAGATTACTACAAAGAGGGAAAATGGATGCATTACTCCATCTCCGCAGACGGGGTCAGGGAGTTCCGGGACATGATCGGTTCCTACGCAAGATGTGACTGCGAAACGGACGAGAGCGTATCCTGCGGATGCAAGAAAAAGGAATAA
- a CDS encoding recombinase family protein: MGNVMVIPARRQVGNTVKQSALKKLRVAAYCRVSTDSEEQETSYEAQVTHYTEYIQKNSEWELAGIFADDGISGTNTKKRDEFNRMIDECMAGNIDMVITKSISRFARNTLDCLQYIRQLKDKNIPVYFEKEAINTLDAKGEVLITIMASLAQQESQSMSQNIKLGLQYRYQQGKVQVNHNRFLGYTKDDNGHLIIDPEQAEIVKRIYREYLEGSSMDKIADGLMADGILTGAGKTKWHTSTINKILRNEKYMGDALLQKTYTTDFLTKKRIKNNGTVPQYYVEGDHEAIIPKELFMQVQAELVRRRVVHVSPTGKKRSFSCNHCFAQMVFCGDCGELYRRVHWNNHGCKSIVWRCISRLEPTSAEKNCTNRTVNELLLQEITVKAFNQLLTERDVFLKTLQQNIAKAVVNADTLSPDGIQSRLLELQKELIKKANNKQDYDAIADEIFRLRDQKEQSELDSHHREEAMNRIKELQDFISEQETDITEFDEALVKKLIEKITVFADHFTVEFKPSITIDIEA; this comes from the coding sequence ATGGGAAATGTTATGGTGATTCCGGCCAGACGGCAGGTCGGAAATACAGTAAAACAATCAGCTCTGAAAAAGCTCCGTGTTGCAGCCTACTGCCGCGTCAGCACGGATTCAGAAGAACAGGAAACAAGCTACGAGGCTCAGGTCACACACTACACCGAGTACATTCAAAAGAATTCGGAATGGGAGCTGGCGGGCATATTTGCAGACGACGGTATCTCCGGCACCAACACAAAAAAGCGTGACGAATTCAACCGAATGATCGACGAGTGCATGGCCGGTAACATCGACATGGTCATCACCAAATCCATCAGCCGATTTGCCCGAAACACTCTTGACTGCCTCCAATACATCCGGCAGCTGAAAGACAAGAACATACCAGTTTATTTTGAGAAGGAAGCCATCAACACACTGGACGCTAAAGGCGAGGTGCTGATCACGATCATGGCGAGCCTTGCCCAGCAGGAAAGCCAGTCAATGAGCCAGAACATCAAGCTGGGACTTCAATACCGCTACCAGCAAGGTAAGGTTCAGGTTAATCACAATCGCTTCCTCGGATACACAAAGGATGACAACGGGCACCTGATCATTGATCCGGAGCAGGCAGAAATCGTAAAGCGCATCTACCGAGAATACCTTGAAGGCTCCAGCATGGATAAGATCGCCGACGGGCTTATGGCTGATGGCATCCTTACCGGCGCTGGCAAGACAAAATGGCACACCAGCACCATCAACAAGATTCTCCGCAACGAGAAGTACATGGGCGACGCGCTGCTTCAAAAGACCTATACCACAGACTTCTTAACAAAAAAGCGGATCAAGAACAACGGCACCGTCCCTCAATACTACGTCGAGGGCGACCACGAAGCGATCATTCCGAAGGAGCTCTTTATGCAGGTGCAGGCAGAGCTTGTCCGCCGCCGGGTAGTCCACGTCAGCCCGACAGGCAAGAAACGCAGCTTCTCCTGCAATCACTGTTTTGCACAGATGGTTTTCTGCGGAGACTGCGGTGAGCTTTACAGGCGCGTTCACTGGAACAACCACGGCTGCAAATCCATCGTCTGGCGCTGCATCAGCCGTCTGGAACCGACCTCGGCTGAAAAGAACTGCACCAACCGGACGGTGAACGAGCTCCTGCTGCAGGAAATTACGGTCAAGGCCTTCAATCAGCTTCTCACCGAACGCGACGTGTTTCTTAAAACCTTACAGCAGAACATCGCCAAGGCTGTGGTCAACGCTGACACCCTCTCACCGGACGGCATTCAGAGCAGGCTCTTGGAACTGCAAAAGGAGCTCATCAAGAAGGCAAACAATAAACAGGACTACGATGCCATCGCTGATGAGATTTTCCGGCTCCGTGACCAGAAAGAACAATCAGAGCTTGACAGCCACCACCGGGAAGAAGCCATGAACCGGATCAAGGAGCTGCAGGACTTCATCTCCGAGCAGGAAACCGACATAACAGAGTTTGATGAGGCTCTGGTCAAAAAACTCATCGAGAAGATCACCGTCTTCGCCGACCACTTCACCGTGGAATTCAAGCCCAGCATCACAATCGATATCGAAGCGTAA
- a CDS encoding permease gives MRWLNTIIGKLLLTAGLDTDSRIGGSIQFLIYDTIKITVLLCVLIFLISYIQSFFPPERSRKIMGRFHGIGANIIGALLGTVTPFCSCSSIPIFMGFTSAGLPLGVTFSFLISSPMVDLGSLVLLTSIFGVKIAVTYVVLGLVIAVLGGTLIENLHMEDQIADFIRNNNSKVDIESPNLTVKDRLLYSRDQVASTFKKVFPYILIGVAIGAVIHNWIPEGWVETVLGDNNPFGVILATLVGIPMYADIFGTIPIAEALLAKGALLGTILSFMMAVTTLSLPSLIMLKKAIKPKLLGTFIAICTVGIIIVGYGFNAIAYLLV, from the coding sequence ATGAGGTGGCTGAACACCATAATTGGAAAACTGCTGCTTACAGCCGGACTTGATACGGATAGTCGGATTGGCGGAAGCATACAGTTCCTCATCTATGACACAATTAAAATAACAGTATTGCTTTGTGTGTTGATCTTTCTGATTTCTTACATTCAGAGTTTCTTTCCTCCGGAGCGGAGCAGGAAGATCATGGGAAGATTTCATGGAATAGGAGCAAATATAATAGGCGCTCTGCTTGGGACGGTGACACCTTTCTGCTCTTGTTCCTCCATTCCGATCTTCATGGGCTTTACGAGCGCAGGGCTTCCGCTTGGGGTGACATTTTCATTTCTCATTTCATCGCCAATGGTGGATTTGGGGAGTCTTGTGCTTCTCACCAGTATCTTTGGCGTGAAGATTGCCGTGACCTATGTGGTGCTGGGTCTTGTCATTGCGGTTCTTGGCGGGACATTGATAGAAAACCTTCACATGGAAGATCAGATTGCTGATTTTATCCGCAATAATAATAGCAAGGTGGATATAGAGTCTCCAAATCTTACCGTAAAGGATCGGCTGCTCTATTCCAGAGATCAGGTTGCATCCACCTTTAAGAAAGTGTTCCCTTATATCCTTATCGGCGTGGCTATCGGCGCGGTGATCCATAACTGGATTCCCGAAGGCTGGGTGGAAACCGTTCTCGGCGACAATAATCCGTTCGGTGTGATACTCGCCACGCTTGTCGGCATACCCATGTACGCAGACATTTTCGGCACGATTCCGATTGCCGAGGCACTTTTGGCAAAGGGAGCATTGCTCGGTACGATTCTCAGCTTTATGATGGCGGTTACCACGCTCAGCCTTCCGTCTCTTATCATGCTGAAGAAAGCGATTAAGCCCAAGCTGCTTGGAACATTTATAGCCATCTGCACAGTGGGTATCATCATTGTCGGATACGGCTTCAATGCCATAGCGTACTTGCTGGTGTAA